The following proteins are co-located in the Thermoplasmata archaeon genome:
- a CDS encoding methyltransferase domain-containing protein: MPWEYTDDYYREYTRTTWNEAAAQYAAFMEHTAPFRAELVRQLAPAAGEAILDLGTGLGEPGLTIASAVGPRGRVLGVDLSERMIDLATQTARSRRIDNIGFRAMDCLDLDLDGGEFDATVSSFGFQIFTDPDRAAAETLRVLRPGGRIAVSVWSTGDRVPFLDAIVAPMLAHAEPDESGYLPTPYETGGPGEMVELLHRAGFRDGHERRVQRTLRFSDPGNYLDVVLKGTPLGHSLSEESPEVQADVLKATRENLRRAQNDEGIELGAEVVLVTALK, translated from the coding sequence GTGCCCTGGGAATATACGGACGACTACTACCGGGAGTACACCCGGACCACGTGGAACGAGGCCGCGGCCCAATACGCGGCGTTCATGGAGCACACCGCGCCCTTCCGCGCGGAGCTCGTGCGCCAGCTCGCGCCCGCGGCCGGCGAGGCGATCCTCGACCTCGGGACCGGCCTAGGCGAACCCGGCCTGACGATCGCCTCTGCGGTGGGTCCACGGGGGCGAGTGCTCGGCGTTGACCTTTCCGAGCGGATGATCGATCTCGCGACGCAGACCGCCCGGTCGCGCCGGATCGACAACATCGGGTTCCGGGCCATGGACTGCCTGGACCTCGACCTAGACGGCGGGGAGTTCGACGCGACGGTCAGCTCCTTCGGATTCCAGATCTTCACCGACCCGGACCGCGCGGCCGCCGAGACCCTGCGGGTCTTGCGTCCGGGCGGGCGGATCGCGGTGAGCGTCTGGAGCACCGGCGATCGCGTGCCGTTCCTGGACGCGATCGTCGCACCGATGCTGGCGCACGCCGAGCCCGACGAGAGCGGCTACCTCCCGACCCCCTACGAGACCGGCGGCCCCGGCGAGATGGTCGAGCTGCTGCACCGGGCCGGCTTCCGTGACGGCCACGAGCGCCGCGTCCAGCGCACCCTCCGATTTTCGGACCCCGGGAACTACCTCGACGTCGTGCTGAAGGGCACGCCGCTGGGCCACTCCCTTTCCGAGGAGTCGCCCGAGGTCCAGGCGGACGTGCTGAAGGCGACCCGCGAGAACCTCCGCCGAGCGCAGAACGATGAAGGCATCGAGCTCGGCGCGGAGGTGGTCCTCGTGACGGCCCTCAAGTAG
- a CDS encoding antitoxin VapB family protein, whose protein sequence is MSSKNVAIQRTIYDALEREKRRGESFTELFARLLHQPGTLEELRGAWGVGGAAEDQRRLARLRRTGGGGES, encoded by the coding sequence ATGTCGTCGAAGAACGTAGCGATCCAACGCACCATCTACGACGCGCTCGAACGGGAAAAGCGCCGCGGAGAGAGCTTCACCGAGCTGTTCGCTCGGCTGCTCCACCAGCCGGGCACTCTCGAGGAGCTGCGGGGGGCTTGGGGGGTCGGCGGCGCCGCCGAGGACCAGCGCCGTCTCGCCCGGCTGCGACGCACGGGCGGCGGAGGCGAGTCATGA
- a CDS encoding PIN domain-containing protein produces the protein MKALDTSVLLEVLHDSARAKALLKSLRGEELATTEINMFELEVLAGAGARASRPGRRNALDRLRQRLTVLPVTAEGVREARRFHQGAGSLDYRALIWGTLVAAGCGEFLTARRGAPPSKGSPFKLRLA, from the coding sequence ATGAAGGCGCTCGACACGTCGGTTCTCCTCGAGGTCCTGCACGACTCGGCCCGGGCCAAGGCGCTGCTGAAGAGCCTGCGCGGCGAGGAGCTGGCGACGACGGAGATCAACATGTTCGAACTCGAGGTCCTCGCGGGGGCCGGGGCACGGGCAAGCCGCCCGGGGCGGCGGAACGCGCTCGACCGGCTGCGTCAGCGGCTCACGGTGCTCCCCGTCACCGCCGAAGGGGTGCGGGAAGCCCGTCGGTTCCACCAGGGCGCCGGGTCCCTCGACTATCGCGCGCTGATCTGGGGGACCCTGGTCGCTGCCGGCTGCGGAGAGTTTCTGACGGCCCGACGCGGTGCGCCGCCGAGCAAGGGGTCGCCGTTCAAGCTGAGACTCGCCTGA
- a CDS encoding MFS transporter, with the protein MPPPESAEPNRSTGSGPARSRIAPDVWAISTTSLFADWSYEMILPIVPFFLAFTLLASPFVVGLVDGAAQFAQAGVQSVAGSRWARGAGRKVRGSYGYLTTTVGHGLLAIATVWPEVLVFRVTAWMGRGSRQPIKSAIVANATTRENQGIAFGLEQALDSLGAILGTITAVALVLWWGIGGFRTIFALSVVPGVVATVIILVIVKDRAAASSPAATARPRVGWTTFPPHFRRFLVAEAVFGLGYFSILLALLRVGENLLPSAGGSLSSVVVTSLLLYLLYNLIFTGLSYPAGQWADRRPGVALIALSFGLFALVDLCLAGPSSLLFGLLAFVFAGIQVGLQGVVESAWVARQVPAELAGPAYGWLGMVQGFTILVGSLIAGGLWTYVSATLAFEVSAAFSLAGAVLVLFARPSARGASSASSAT; encoded by the coding sequence TTGCCGCCTCCGGAGTCCGCCGAACCGAACAGAAGCACGGGGTCGGGCCCGGCGAGGTCCCGGATCGCTCCCGACGTCTGGGCGATCTCCACCACCAGCCTGTTCGCCGACTGGTCCTACGAGATGATCCTGCCGATCGTCCCCTTCTTCCTCGCGTTCACCCTCCTCGCGAGCCCCTTCGTCGTCGGCCTCGTCGACGGCGCGGCGCAATTCGCCCAAGCCGGCGTGCAGAGCGTCGCGGGCTCGCGCTGGGCGCGGGGCGCAGGGCGCAAGGTCCGCGGCTCCTACGGCTACCTCACCACCACTGTGGGGCACGGCCTGCTCGCGATCGCCACGGTGTGGCCGGAGGTGCTGGTCTTCCGGGTGACCGCGTGGATGGGGCGCGGCTCCCGTCAGCCGATCAAGAGCGCGATCGTCGCGAACGCGACGACCCGCGAGAACCAGGGGATCGCCTTCGGGCTCGAGCAGGCGCTCGACTCGCTCGGCGCCATCCTGGGGACGATCACCGCGGTGGCCCTCGTGCTCTGGTGGGGGATCGGCGGATTCCGCACGATCTTCGCGCTCTCGGTCGTACCGGGCGTCGTCGCGACGGTCATCATCCTCGTCATCGTCAAGGACCGGGCCGCGGCCTCCTCGCCGGCCGCCACAGCGCGACCCAGGGTCGGCTGGACCACGTTTCCACCGCACTTCCGGCGCTTCCTCGTCGCCGAGGCCGTCTTTGGGCTCGGGTACTTCAGCATCCTGCTCGCGCTGCTCCGGGTCGGCGAGAACCTCCTGCCGTCCGCGGGGGGTTCCCTCTCGAGCGTGGTCGTCACCTCGCTGCTCCTCTACCTGCTGTACAACCTCATCTTCACGGGCCTCTCCTACCCCGCCGGGCAGTGGGCCGACCGCCGGCCCGGGGTTGCCCTGATCGCGTTGTCCTTCGGCCTCTTCGCCCTCGTCGACCTGTGCCTGGCCGGACCGAGCAGTCTACTCTTCGGGCTGCTGGCCTTCGTCTTCGCGGGCATCCAGGTCGGTCTCCAGGGCGTGGTCGAGTCCGCCTGGGTCGCTCGACAGGTCCCCGCGGAGCTCGCCGGCCCCGCCTACGGCTGGCTGGGAATGGTGCAGGGGTTCACGATCCTCGTCGGGTCCCTCATCGCCGGCGGACTGTGGACCTACGTCTCCGCAACTCTCGCGTTCGAGGTCTCGGCCGCTTTCTCTCTCGCGGGAGCCGTCCTCGTGCTGTTCGCGAGGCCGTCGGCCCGAGGCGCGTCGAGCGCATCCTCCGCGACGTAG